The following are from one region of the Oncorhynchus kisutch isolate 150728-3 unplaced genomic scaffold, Okis_V2 Okis03b-Okis08b_hom, whole genome shotgun sequence genome:
- the LOC116359592 gene encoding RNA guanine-N7 methyltransferase activating subunit-like: MTDGPETPPNYEEQFAHRFSLQDPEYQQYVSRPANPPPLVEDWGGRGGGNNRGRDNRSQDRGGYRGRGWGGDRGRGWGGDRDRGGDRDHGGDRDRGGDRDRRYGQGGGGHQSGRYNSYNQRPSHYDRY; encoded by the exons ATGACAGATGGTCCAGAAACGCCACCTAACTATGAGGAGCAGTTTGCCCACCGGTTCTCTCTCCAGGACCCGGAGTACCAGCAGTACGTGAGTCGCCCCGCCAACCCCCCGCCACTGGTAGAGGACTGGGGAGGGCGTGGAGGTGGAAACAACCGGGGCAGAGACAACAG ATCACAGGACCGTGGCGGGTACAGGGGCAGGGGTTGGGGAGGGGACAGGGGCCGGGgttggggaggagacagggaccGCGGGGGAGACAGGGACCACGGAGGGGATAGGGACCGCGGGGGAGACAGGGACAGGCGTTACGGCCAGGGTGGTGGTGGGCATCAGTCTGGAAGATACAACTCCTACAACCAGAGACCATCACATTACGACCGCTACTGA